The following are encoded in a window of Desulforegulaceae bacterium genomic DNA:
- a CDS encoding chemotaxis response regulator CheY — MDVSKKVLIVDDFSTMRRILKNILKQIGFTNISEADDGSTAWDELQKNSFDLIICDWNMPKMSGIELLKKVRADNTYKDIPFLMVTAEAQKQNVIEAVQAGVSNYVVKPFTAESISEKLEKIIT, encoded by the coding sequence ATGGATGTTTCCAAAAAGGTTCTTATTGTAGATGATTTTTCAACAATGCGTAGAATACTGAAAAATATATTAAAACAAATTGGATTTACAAATATTTCAGAAGCAGACGATGGAAGTACAGCATGGGATGAATTACAAAAAAACTCCTTTGATCTTATAATCTGTGACTGGAATATGCCAAAAATGAGCGGAATAGAGCTTCTTAAAAAAGTAAGAGCAGATAACACCTATAAAGATATACCTTTTCTAATGGTTACTGCTGAAGCTCAAAAACAAAATGTTATTGAAGCAGTTCAGGCCGGGGTTTCAAACTATGTAGTTAAACCTTTTACTGCTGAATCTATTTCAGAAAAACTTGAAAAAATTATCACTTAA
- a CDS encoding radical SAM protein: MKYLASAVVANEKGEIFELEGYCAAGMAGNDLYCLNENNSIKIPDYSELMFLPDRAPILYNKRTKNYEIVKFNPFNENEKIFPVAAFNSPGYVITLNSAFDENKEAKPLPLFSYGAVGGFKDDYVSAVYQVDKEDRQDLSLMPLEKVEEGLKEKIKRYPNNRLVYHLKKCALEWGCPAAKNFFLKRYEAPLPTSRVCNANCLGCISLQNQDFISSCQNRINFTPSPEEIAQIALSHIENVENCVLSFGQGCEGDPLLAWDVILPAIEIIRSKTDKGTLNMNTNGSLPEIMERLFNAGLDSIRVSVNSFQKKYYLKYFRPKYEFEDVLQTLEKAREKNKFVSVNYLNMPGFTDTEPEMKELFKIIENYKIDFIQWRNLNYDPKLYFTQMFDGFPQDLIPFGIINLIEYLKNNYQNLHHGYFNPPKGKYKSNKTCAREVFDDKLN; the protein is encoded by the coding sequence ATGAAATATCTAGCTTCTGCTGTTGTTGCAAATGAAAAGGGTGAAATATTCGAGCTTGAAGGTTATTGTGCTGCGGGAATGGCAGGAAATGACCTTTATTGTTTAAATGAAAACAATTCAATCAAAATTCCAGATTACAGCGAACTTATGTTTTTGCCTGACAGAGCTCCGATTTTATACAATAAGAGAACCAAAAACTATGAGATAGTTAAATTTAATCCATTTAATGAAAATGAAAAAATTTTTCCTGTGGCTGCTTTTAATTCCCCCGGGTATGTTATTACTTTAAATTCTGCTTTTGATGAAAATAAAGAAGCAAAACCTCTTCCTCTTTTTTCCTATGGTGCAGTAGGAGGGTTCAAAGATGATTATGTAAGTGCTGTTTATCAGGTAGACAAAGAAGACAGGCAAGATCTTTCGTTAATGCCTTTGGAAAAGGTTGAAGAGGGTTTGAAAGAAAAAATAAAAAGATATCCAAATAATAGACTTGTTTATCATTTGAAAAAATGTGCCCTTGAATGGGGGTGTCCTGCTGCAAAAAATTTTTTTTTGAAAAGATATGAAGCTCCTCTTCCAACTTCAAGAGTTTGCAATGCCAATTGTCTTGGATGCATTTCATTACAAAATCAAGATTTTATTTCAAGTTGTCAGAACAGGATAAACTTTACACCTTCTCCAGAAGAAATAGCCCAAATTGCTTTAAGCCATATAGAAAATGTTGAAAATTGTGTTTTAAGTTTTGGTCAGGGCTGTGAAGGAGATCCTCTTCTTGCCTGGGATGTTATTTTGCCTGCAATAGAAATTATAAGGTCAAAAACAGATAAAGGTACTCTTAATATGAATACAAACGGAAGTCTTCCGGAAATAATGGAAAGGCTTTTTAATGCAGGGCTTGACAGTATAAGAGTAAGTGTTAATTCGTTTCAGAAAAAATATTATTTAAAATATTTTAGACCAAAATATGAGTTTGAAGATGTTCTTCAAACACTAGAAAAAGCCAGGGAAAAAAATAAATTTGTCTCCGTAAACTATCTTAATATGCCTGGTTTTACAGACACAGAACCTGAAATGAAAGAACTTTTTAAAATAATTGAAAATTATAAAATAGACTTTATCCAGTGGAGAAATTTAAATTATGATCCAAAACTTTATTTTACTCAGATGTTTGATGGTTTTCCTCAAGACCTTATACCTTTTGGAATAATAAATTTAATAGAGTACCTTAAAAACAATTATCAAAATCTTCATCATGGATATTTTAATCCTCCAAAAGGAAAATACAAAAGTAATAAAACTTGTGCCAGGGAAGTTTTTGATGATAAACTTAATTGA
- the nadB gene encoding L-aspartate oxidase, whose protein sequence is MEIKTDFLVIGSGVAGLMFALKVADSGKVSVVTKKDIFETNTSKAQGGVASVFDDKDSFELHIKDTLEAGDGLCSEEVTEMVVSEGPHMIQELIDMGVEFDRIEADQTKLDLGREGGHSAERIVHSVDMTGMEIQKVLVEKIKNHPNIDVYENHIAIDLITKSTVINRGMIVTTCERECTGAYILDKITNSVKSFSARKTVLACGGSGKVYLYTSNPDVATGDGIAMAFRAGASVANLEFVQFHPTCLFHPKAKSFLISEAVRGEGAVLRDGRGKRFMKKYSPLEELACRDVVARAIDHEMKKSGDDSVFLDITHKDPAFVKKRFPNLYKKCLEYNIDMTKDYIPVVPAAHYMCGGVATDLNGHSDIKNLYAVGETACTGLHGANRLASNSLLEALVYADRSAKDALKTTDFNTLVKDVPKWDESGTTDSDEAIMVSHNWDEVRLFMWNYVGIVRSDKRLERAKRRIKAIRKEINEYYWDFKVTPDLIELRNIALVAELIIKCARKRKESRGLHFSIDYPFKNDEDIHNTIISLN, encoded by the coding sequence ATGGAGATTAAAACGGATTTTCTTGTCATAGGAAGCGGTGTTGCAGGTCTTATGTTTGCACTTAAGGTGGCTGACAGTGGAAAAGTGAGTGTAGTAACCAAAAAAGATATTTTTGAAACAAACACATCAAAGGCTCAGGGAGGGGTTGCCTCTGTTTTTGATGATAAGGATTCCTTTGAGCTTCATATTAAAGATACTCTTGAGGCAGGTGATGGTCTTTGCAGTGAGGAAGTAACTGAAATGGTTGTATCTGAAGGACCTCATATGATCCAGGAACTTATAGACATGGGAGTGGAATTTGATCGGATTGAAGCTGACCAAACAAAACTTGACCTTGGAAGAGAAGGCGGTCATTCAGCTGAAAGAATAGTACATTCAGTTGATATGACAGGAATGGAAATCCAGAAAGTATTGGTTGAAAAGATAAAAAATCACCCAAATATCGATGTTTATGAAAATCATATAGCAATAGATCTTATCACCAAATCAACAGTGATAAACAGAGGGATGATTGTTACAACCTGCGAAAGAGAATGTACAGGGGCTTATATTCTTGACAAGATAACTAATTCAGTAAAAAGCTTTAGTGCAAGAAAAACAGTTCTTGCCTGTGGAGGAAGTGGAAAAGTTTATCTTTATACAAGCAACCCCGATGTTGCAACAGGAGACGGAATAGCCATGGCATTCAGAGCAGGGGCCAGTGTTGCAAATCTTGAGTTTGTTCAATTTCACCCAACCTGTCTTTTTCATCCCAAAGCAAAAAGTTTTCTTATCTCAGAAGCTGTGCGGGGAGAAGGTGCTGTTTTAAGAGATGGCAGAGGTAAGAGATTTATGAAGAAATACAGTCCTCTTGAAGAGCTGGCATGCAGAGATGTTGTTGCAAGAGCAATAGACCATGAAATGAAAAAATCAGGTGATGATTCAGTATTTCTTGATATCACCCATAAAGATCCTGCTTTTGTAAAGAAAAGATTCCCAAATCTTTATAAAAAATGTCTTGAATACAATATAGATATGACAAAAGATTATATTCCTGTAGTTCCTGCCGCCCATTATATGTGTGGCGGGGTTGCAACTGATCTTAATGGCCACTCAGATATAAAGAACCTTTATGCTGTAGGTGAAACTGCATGCACAGGACTTCATGGAGCAAACAGGCTTGCAAGCAACTCTCTTCTCGAAGCTCTTGTATATGCTGACAGATCAGCAAAAGATGCCCTTAAAACAACAGATTTTAATACCTTAGTTAAAGATGTTCCAAAATGGGATGAGTCAGGAACAACAGACAGTGACGAAGCTATAATGGTTTCTCATAATTGGGATGAAGTAAGGCTTTTTATGTGGAATTATGTGGGAATAGTAAGGTCAGATAAAAGGCTTGAAAGGGCAAAAAGAAGAATTAAAGCCATCCGCAAGGAAATAAATGAATATTATTGGGATTTTAAGGTTACCCCTGATCTTATAGAGTTAAGAAATATAGCTCTTGTTGCAGAGCTTATAATCAAGTGTGCAAGAAAAAGAAAAGAGAGCAGAGGGCTTCATTTTTCAATAGACTATCCTTTTAAAAATGATGAGGATATTCATAATACCATTATCAGTCTGAACTAA
- a CDS encoding ribonuclease H-like domain-containing protein, with translation MLYSSFFHIPTIGTATEKKIWDCGICSMDDFLNSPPDFISKKKKEFIFDHIKLSKEKIQINDPVYFIENLPPKEHWRIFNQYRNSSVYLDIETTGLDFYHSHITSIAIYDGKKIKYYVYGKNLNDFINDIKDYKVIITYNGKSFDIPFIEKFFNISLNHAHLDLRYILKSLGFSGGLKSCERQFGIERKDLLSELDGIFAVELWNDYLRRKNIKALETLLSYNIEDVLNLEHLMVEAYNKKILETPARLFPLLHKEKPANPFKIDYSTMEYVQKVVSINWC, from the coding sequence ATGCTTTATAGTAGTTTTTTTCATATACCGACAATCGGTACTGCCACAGAAAAAAAAATCTGGGATTGTGGTATTTGTTCAATGGATGATTTTTTAAATTCACCTCCTGATTTTATTTCTAAAAAAAAGAAAGAATTTATTTTTGATCATATAAAATTATCAAAGGAAAAAATACAAATCAATGATCCAGTGTATTTTATTGAAAATCTTCCCCCAAAAGAACATTGGAGAATTTTCAACCAATATAGAAATTCATCTGTTTATCTTGATATAGAAACAACAGGCCTTGATTTTTACCATAGCCATATAACTTCAATTGCAATCTACGACGGAAAAAAAATAAAATATTATGTTTATGGTAAAAACCTGAATGATTTTATTAATGACATTAAAGACTACAAAGTAATAATAACTTATAATGGCAAATCATTTGATATTCCATTTATTGAAAAATTTTTTAATATTTCTTTAAACCATGCCCACCTTGATTTAAGGTATATTTTAAAAAGTCTTGGATTTTCCGGAGGGCTTAAATCCTGTGAACGCCAATTTGGAATAGAAAGAAAAGATCTTCTTTCTGAATTAGATGGTATTTTTGCAGTGGAACTCTGGAATGATTATCTAAGAAGGAAAAATATTAAAGCTCTTGAAACTCTTTTATCATATAATATTGAAGATGTGCTTAATCTTGAACACCTGATGGTGGAAGCCTATAATAAAAAAATACTTGAAACACCGGCAAGGTTATTTCCTCTTTTGCACAAAGAAAAACCTGCAAACCCCTTTAAAATTGATTATAGCACAATGGAGTATGTACAAAAGGTGGTATCCATAAACTGGTGTTGA
- a CDS encoding bifunctional metallophosphatase/5'-nucleotidase: protein MKNKLFILYAIVTLAISVGCSSLSSNKNQAETAFTLQLLHFSDIDGNEDKALKNLDNFSSIINGIKNNSDYPTIIVSSGDNIIQGPRFYSAEHDKVSVLTNSNNPGSADMAILNRLGVMASAVGNHELDAGPEAFAGAISADNSSSKAWFPHLVCNMDFSKEPFFGPGTDVEIEKSCQSIENLAGKLAKSTFIEINGEKIGIVGASSPEFPSITSTGKIEVFPSQGSDIKELAQIIQKYVDELSEKQINKIILLAHMQQISIEKELASLLKNVDIIVAGGSNTILADENDILLPGDEAKDSYPLLISSASNEPVLVVNVDADYKYLGRLVTDFNYKGIILTSKLDPDLNGPIASTNENTILFSGTPDQKIIEIRDAIQEVIKSQYSNVLGFTNVFLEGRNSKVRTGETNLGNLTSDANLWYANLLSDSHIDISVKNGGGIRTEIGNAIVPPGSTDPKDLTLTPPPENEEAGTKKGAISEGHLRAVLKFDNGLVSFSVTAKELKDIMEHSVSASGEGEYPGQFPQIAGMRIAYDLNKKPRTSKGTGNRIIELEVLNKDFTIKDHLVSNGKIIGDPKRKFRLVTLSFLADGGNSYPFNLLSSPERINLFKGEGLNQGVDFSKDPQESSFAVTGGEQDAFAEYLKCFHGTPQKAYDIEVNDVNRARIIQIY from the coding sequence ATGAAAAATAAACTTTTTATTCTTTATGCTATAGTAACTTTAGCCATATCAGTTGGCTGCTCTTCTTTAAGTTCGAACAAAAACCAGGCTGAAACCGCATTTACACTCCAGCTTCTTCATTTTTCAGATATAGACGGAAATGAAGACAAAGCCCTTAAAAATCTTGATAATTTTTCATCAATAATCAACGGCATTAAAAATAACTCTGATTACCCTACCATTATTGTAAGCTCTGGAGATAATATTATCCAGGGCCCAAGATTTTATTCAGCTGAGCATGATAAAGTAAGTGTTCTTACAAACAGCAATAATCCGGGAAGTGCGGACATGGCAATTTTAAACAGACTTGGAGTAATGGCCTCAGCTGTTGGAAACCATGAGCTTGACGCAGGCCCTGAAGCTTTTGCAGGTGCAATAAGTGCTGACAATAGTTCAAGTAAGGCTTGGTTCCCTCATCTTGTATGCAATATGGATTTTTCAAAAGAGCCTTTTTTTGGCCCGGGAACAGATGTTGAAATTGAAAAAAGCTGTCAATCAATAGAAAACCTCGCAGGAAAGTTGGCAAAATCAACCTTTATCGAAATTAACGGAGAAAAAATAGGAATAGTGGGGGCATCCTCTCCTGAATTTCCAAGTATCACTTCCACAGGCAAGATTGAAGTTTTTCCTTCTCAAGGCTCAGATATAAAAGAACTTGCCCAAATAATTCAAAAATATGTTGATGAACTTTCAGAAAAACAAATAAACAAAATCATTCTTCTTGCCCATATGCAGCAGATTTCAATTGAAAAAGAATTAGCCTCCCTTCTTAAAAATGTGGATATAATTGTTGCCGGCGGTTCAAACACTATTCTTGCAGATGAAAATGATATCCTTTTACCCGGAGATGAGGCAAAAGACAGCTATCCACTCTTAATCAGCTCTGCTTCCAACGAACCGGTTCTAGTTGTAAATGTTGATGCTGATTACAAATATCTTGGAAGACTTGTTACTGATTTTAATTATAAAGGAATTATTCTTACTTCAAAACTTGACCCTGACTTAAACGGACCCATTGCGTCAACAAATGAAAATACAATTTTATTTTCAGGAACCCCTGATCAGAAAATCATTGAAATAAGAGATGCAATTCAAGAAGTTATAAAATCACAATACTCAAATGTTCTTGGATTTACAAATGTCTTTCTTGAGGGAAGAAACTCAAAAGTAAGAACTGGTGAAACAAATCTTGGAAACCTTACCTCAGACGCAAATTTATGGTACGCCAACCTTCTTTCAGACTCTCATATTGATATTTCAGTAAAAAACGGAGGCGGAATAAGAACAGAAATTGGAAATGCAATTGTTCCCCCGGGCTCAACAGATCCAAAAGATCTAACCTTAACTCCTCCCCCTGAAAATGAAGAAGCAGGAACCAAAAAAGGGGCAATCTCAGAAGGTCATTTAAGAGCAGTTCTTAAATTTGACAATGGCCTTGTGTCTTTTTCAGTTACAGCAAAGGAACTAAAAGACATAATGGAGCATTCTGTTTCAGCTAGCGGTGAAGGTGAATACCCAGGACAATTTCCCCAGATTGCAGGAATGAGAATAGCTTATGATCTGAACAAAAAACCAAGAACTTCAAAGGGAACAGGAAATAGAATTATTGAACTGGAAGTTTTAAATAAAGACTTTACTATCAAAGACCATCTTGTTTCTAATGGGAAAATTATTGGAGATCCTAAACGAAAATTCAGACTTGTAACCTTATCTTTTCTTGCAGATGGGGGCAATTCCTATCCTTTTAACTTACTTTCCTCACCTGAAAGAATAAATCTTTTTAAAGGAGAAGGGTTAAACCAAGGGGTTGATTTTTCAAAAGATCCACAGGAAAGCTCTTTTGCTGTAACAGGAGGCGAACAGGATGCTTTTGCTGAATATCTTAAATGTTTTCATGGAACCCCTCAAAAAGCTTATGATATTGAAGTAAATGATGTTAACAGGGCAAGGATAATTCAGATTTATTAA
- the asnS gene encoding asparagine--tRNA ligase codes for MKRIKIKEFIETDHPPEKVFIGGWIRTKRDSKAFSFIELNDGSCLSNIQVIADSSLEKYERIGKLTTGSSISVFGKVVRSPGKGQKWEVQAEKIKFHNIAPDDFPLQKKRHSDEFLRSIAHLRPRTNKFGAVFRIRSEISQAVHSFFYKKGFNYIHTPIITASDCEGAGDMFSVSSDALKNGSFFSKPVYLTVSGQLEAEMMALSLGDVYTFGPTFRAENSNTSRHAAEFWMIEPEMAFCDLEQNMDLAEEFIKNIIIQTRKNCSEDLELFNKFVDKTLFQTLENILENRFLRISYSEAVEILKKSGKKFQYEPIYGADLQTEHERFITETEFKKPVFVYDYPKTIKPFYMRINNDNKTVAAMDLLVPKIGELIGGSQREERYEFLLKRMEECSINKEEYWWYLDSRKYGSVYHSGFGVGFERLIMLITGISNIRDVIPFPRTPGSIDF; via the coding sequence ATGAAAAGAATAAAAATAAAAGAATTTATTGAAACAGACCATCCCCCTGAAAAAGTTTTTATAGGTGGATGGATACGAACAAAAAGAGATTCTAAGGCATTTTCATTTATTGAATTAAATGATGGTTCCTGCCTTTCAAACATACAAGTAATTGCAGACTCATCCCTTGAAAAGTATGAAAGAATAGGAAAACTTACAACAGGTTCGTCTATCTCTGTTTTTGGAAAAGTGGTAAGATCTCCGGGAAAAGGTCAAAAATGGGAAGTTCAGGCAGAAAAAATTAAATTCCACAATATTGCCCCTGATGATTTCCCTTTACAGAAAAAAAGGCATTCAGATGAATTTTTAAGATCCATTGCCCATTTAAGACCAAGAACCAATAAGTTTGGTGCTGTTTTCAGAATAAGATCAGAGATTTCACAGGCAGTTCACTCTTTTTTTTATAAAAAAGGATTCAACTATATTCATACTCCAATTATCACAGCCTCTGATTGTGAAGGAGCTGGCGATATGTTTTCAGTTTCTTCAGATGCTTTAAAAAACGGGTCTTTTTTCTCAAAACCTGTATACCTTACAGTTTCAGGTCAGCTTGAAGCAGAAATGATGGCTCTTTCCCTTGGAGATGTTTATACATTTGGGCCGACTTTTCGTGCAGAAAACTCAAATACATCTAGACACGCTGCAGAATTTTGGATGATTGAACCGGAAATGGCTTTTTGTGATCTTGAACAAAACATGGATCTTGCAGAAGAATTTATAAAAAATATAATTATTCAAACAAGGAAAAATTGCAGTGAAGATCTTGAATTATTTAACAAATTTGTGGATAAAACTTTATTTCAAACTCTTGAAAACATATTGGAAAACCGATTTCTAAGAATTTCATATTCAGAAGCTGTTGAAATTTTAAAAAAATCGGGAAAAAAATTTCAATATGAGCCGATTTACGGAGCAGACCTTCAAACTGAACATGAAAGGTTTATAACAGAAACAGAGTTTAAAAAACCTGTTTTTGTATATGATTACCCAAAAACCATAAAACCGTTTTATATGAGAATTAACAACGATAATAAAACAGTGGCTGCAATGGATCTTCTTGTACCAAAAATTGGAGAACTTATAGGAGGAAGTCAAAGAGAGGAAAGATATGAATTTCTTTTAAAAAGAATGGAAGAATGCTCAATAAACAAAGAAGAATATTGGTGGTATCTTGATTCCAGAAAATACGGAAGTGTTTATCACAGCGGATTTGGAGTAGGTTTTGAAAGATTAATCATGCTTATTACAGGTATTTCAAATATAAGAGATGTTATACCTTTTCCAAGAACACCGGGTTCAATAGATTTTTAA
- the yhbY gene encoding ribosome assembly RNA-binding protein YhbY codes for MKELKTFQKKHLKGLAHNLKPVVFLGQNGATLNFIKSVDQALEKHELIKIKFIDYKEKESKLKISESIVKETNSFFVSMIGHILILYRQSSDLKNKKIKLPLNE; via the coding sequence ATGAAAGAACTTAAAACTTTTCAGAAAAAACATTTAAAAGGATTGGCACATAATTTAAAACCTGTTGTTTTTTTAGGTCAAAACGGTGCTACTCTTAATTTTATCAAGTCTGTTGATCAGGCTTTAGAAAAACATGAATTAATAAAAATTAAATTCATAGATTACAAAGAAAAAGAATCTAAATTAAAAATATCTGAATCAATAGTAAAAGAAACAAATTCTTTTTTTGTTTCAATGATTGGTCATATTCTTATTTTATACAGACAAAGCAGTGACCTGAAAAACAAAAAAATAAAACTACCCCTCAATGAATAA
- a CDS encoding universal stress protein: MDNKKYLISLDGSETSLEAVNYASKVLPKNNSEIVLFLVGTDIPESFWDIDAIPEESLSRDTMEDWITKHNKVFTNTLSKAKQKFVDEGFPENSIHIKTQPRKIGITRDIIAEASKGYSAVFAGRKGLSNMRNIPLGSVATKLISKLSFTTLVLVGENPETENILIGFDGSEGSKACVKLAGQIFCNSSKKIHLRHVSRAVKLIQGDYNLFFTNIDPDSMSMENERVKIRNKKIEPELEKAVEKLKSLGFDPKNSDTGIIESYLSRALGIYETAEKKNWGTIFIGRKGVSKVQDFIIGRVGEKVVQMAFDKAVWIVSS; encoded by the coding sequence ATGGACAATAAAAAATATCTCATATCTTTGGATGGTTCAGAGACTTCGCTTGAAGCTGTTAATTATGCATCAAAGGTTCTTCCTAAAAACAATTCAGAAATAGTTCTTTTCCTTGTTGGAACAGATATTCCCGAGTCATTTTGGGACATAGATGCAATTCCAGAGGAAAGTCTGAGCAGAGACACCATGGAAGACTGGATTACCAAACACAATAAGGTTTTTACAAATACGCTTTCCAAGGCAAAGCAAAAATTTGTTGATGAAGGATTTCCAGAAAATAGTATCCATATCAAAACTCAACCAAGAAAAATAGGAATAACAAGAGACATAATTGCTGAGGCCTCAAAAGGCTACTCTGCTGTTTTTGCAGGAAGAAAAGGGCTTAGCAATATGAGAAATATTCCTCTTGGCTCTGTAGCGACAAAGCTTATTTCAAAACTTAGTTTTACTACTCTTGTTCTTGTTGGTGAAAACCCTGAAACAGAAAATATTTTAATCGGTTTTGACGGTTCTGAAGGATCAAAAGCTTGTGTAAAGCTTGCTGGTCAGATTTTTTGCAATTCATCCAAAAAGATTCATTTAAGGCATGTTTCAAGAGCTGTAAAGCTAATCCAGGGTGATTATAATCTTTTTTTTACAAACATTGATCCAGATTCAATGTCCATGGAAAATGAAAGAGTTAAAATCAGAAACAAAAAAATTGAACCAGAGCTTGAAAAAGCAGTTGAAAAACTTAAAAGCCTTGGTTTTGATCCAAAAAATTCTGATACAGGGATAATTGAATCTTACCTAAGCCGTGCTCTGGGAATCTACGAAACTGCTGAAAAAAAGAATTGGGGTACAATTTTTATAGGAAGAAAAGGTGTTTCCAAAGTTCAGGATTTTATAATAGGACGTGTCGGCGAAAAGGTCGTTCAAATGGCCTTTGACAAAGCTGTATGGATAGTGAGCTCATAA
- a CDS encoding TIGR04211 family SH3 domain-containing protein, translated as MKKIILFLIFFSLTLEAFGASLYVTDSFEVTLRTGMGTKHKILGMVPSGEKLEVLEYGDQWTKVKRSNGIEGYILTRFLMDEEPNFKKFSSLTLKFEALSLENEKNKEELKALREENSELKRDLNSVGKDFQDLNGKYKKLKEESSNYLKLKKEFEEKAKLLEEKNIATAELKSKLMERNVKIFLAGASVLLLGFIIGMSTKKKKRGLY; from the coding sequence ATGAAAAAAATTATTTTGTTTTTAATATTTTTTTCGTTGACTTTGGAAGCTTTTGGAGCATCTCTTTATGTTACAGATTCTTTTGAAGTAACATTGCGAACAGGAATGGGAACAAAACATAAAATTTTAGGAATGGTACCTTCTGGAGAAAAGCTTGAGGTCCTTGAGTACGGAGATCAATGGACAAAGGTTAAAAGGTCAAACGGGATAGAAGGATATATTCTTACAAGGTTTTTAATGGACGAAGAACCAAATTTTAAAAAATTTTCATCTCTTACTTTGAAGTTTGAGGCTCTTTCTTTGGAAAATGAGAAAAATAAAGAAGAGCTTAAAGCTTTGAGAGAAGAAAATTCTGAACTAAAAAGGGATCTTAATTCCGTGGGGAAAGATTTTCAAGACCTAAACGGAAAATATAAAAAGCTTAAAGAAGAATCGTCTAATTATCTTAAACTTAAGAAGGAGTTTGAAGAAAAAGCTAAGCTTCTTGAAGAAAAAAATATTGCCACAGCAGAGCTCAAATCAAAGCTTATGGAAAGAAACGTGAAAATATTTCTTGCTGGAGCCAGTGTACTTCTTCTTGGTTTTATAATCGGAATGAGCACAAAAAAGAAAAAAAGAGGACTATACTAA
- a CDS encoding divergent polysaccharide deacetylase family protein — MDKKKANRNKKFDTLKKFFISIFILIFFCLISFTSFYFLFPPLKKDLKNNYIAKSSNKTISVKKPIKTNIDKKIQSEKKILYEIYNKAEEKSIPDKKSDYKGLPKICIIIDDIGFDKKNAYRLSNLGINITLSILPFSPFAKEIAKKASNSKTEFMLHIPMEPIEYPEIDPGPGALLSKMDPDQIIRTLKNDLDYLPFIKGVNNHMGSKLTANSDIMNQVFTIIKKRELFFVDSLTNPESKCIESARMFKVDFAKRDVFLDNIQDINYINRQIQKLKNIAFHRGYAVGIGHPYDSTIKSLEKNIAEMKKEFEFVKASSVVKQVQ, encoded by the coding sequence ATGGATAAAAAAAAAGCAAATAGAAATAAAAAATTCGACACTTTAAAAAAATTTTTTATTTCTATCTTTATACTTATATTTTTCTGTTTAATCTCTTTTACAAGCTTTTATTTTCTATTTCCTCCTTTAAAAAAGGATTTAAAAAACAATTATATTGCAAAAAGCTCCAATAAAACAATTTCTGTAAAAAAACCTATAAAAACAAATATTGATAAAAAAATTCAGTCCGAGAAAAAAATTTTATATGAAATTTATAACAAAGCTGAAGAAAAATCTATCCCCGATAAAAAATCAGACTACAAAGGTCTCCCGAAAATATGCATAATTATTGATGATATAGGCTTTGATAAAAAAAACGCATACAGACTTTCAAATTTAGGAATAAATATCACCCTTTCTATTCTTCCTTTTTCTCCCTTTGCAAAGGAAATTGCAAAAAAAGCATCTAATTCCAAAACAGAATTTATGCTTCATATCCCTATGGAACCAATAGAGTATCCTGAAATTGATCCCGGTCCCGGAGCGCTTTTATCAAAAATGGATCCTGACCAAATTATTAGAACCCTTAAAAATGATCTGGATTATCTGCCTTTCATAAAAGGAGTAAACAATCATATGGGGTCAAAACTTACTGCAAACTCCGATATTATGAATCAGGTTTTTACAATAATAAAAAAAAGAGAGCTGTTTTTTGTAGACTCTCTTACAAATCCTGAAAGCAAATGTATTGAATCTGCCAGAATGTTTAAAGTTGATTTTGCAAAAAGAGATGTGTTTCTCGATAATATTCAAGATATCAACTATATTAACAGACAAATTCAGAAACTTAAAAATATTGCCTTTCACAGAGGTTATGCAGTTGGTATAGGACACCCCTATGATTCAACAATAAAATCACTGGAAAAAAATATTGCTGAAATGAAAAAAGAGTTTGAATTTGTAAAAGCCTCATCTGTTGTTAAACAAGTCCAATAA